A window of Cryptomeria japonica chromosome 3, Sugi_1.0, whole genome shotgun sequence contains these coding sequences:
- the LOC131045302 gene encoding large ribosomal subunit protein eL33y has translation MVKEREGQRIRLYVRGVILGYKRSKSNQYPNTSLIQIEGVNTREEVEWYQGKRMAYVYKAKTKKNGTFFRSIWGKVTRPHGNSGIVRAKFKKNLPPKSMGGRVRVFMYPSNI, from the exons ATGGTGAAGGAGCGTGAAGGACAGCGTATAAG GCTCTATGTACGAGGAGTCATTCTTGGGTATAAAAG GTCCAAATCAAATCAATACCCAAACACATCTCTCATACAAATTGAGGGAGTAAACACACGAGAGGAAGTAGAATGGTATCAAGGTAAAAGAATGGCCTATGTCTACAAggccaaaacaaagaaaaatggaACCTTTTTCAGGTCCATTTGGGGGAAAGTAACTAGACCACACGGCAACAGTGGCATTGTGAGGGCGAAGTTCAAGAAGAATTTACCTCCAAAGTCAATG GGAGGACGTGTTAGGGTTTTTATGTACCCAAGTAACATATAA